DNA from Desulfatirhabdium butyrativorans DSM 18734:
ATATCCGCTATCGGGAAGAATTCAAGGAGCTGTCTGGAAACCACCCGGATTATCTTGTTAGGACGAATCGGGATACCTACCTGACCCGGAATGTCGTGCTCGCCTTCGGCAGCAACATTCCAAACGACCTGGGGATATATGGCGAGGCACGAACGATCGCCAGGACGCTGGAAAACGGGGAAGCTTACATCGGCGTCAATGTTCTGGTCATTGGAGGCGGGAATGCAGCAGCCGATGTCGTGGCGTCCCTTTCGCGGATCAAACGGGAAGCCAAGGATCCGACGGATGTCTATTGGGCGCATGTAAAGGAAAATTTCGAGATCAACAAGGATACGGCAAGGGACCTGGGAGAAGAAATCCTGTTGGGCGGGCACATCAAAATCCTGCAGCGGGCGGTCCCGAAGATCGGTGAAGTGGATGCAGACGGTATTGATCGCCTCTACATCCACCAGACAACCACCCCCAGCATTCCGAATGAGCTTTACATGTACCAGGGAATCAGTTTCCCGATGAAGAATGTGATTGCCTGCATCGGCTCCCACGGTCCATCGGCCATTTTCGATGCGC
Protein-coding regions in this window:
- a CDS encoding NAD(P)-binding domain-containing protein, with amino-acid sequence MSTRYDIVIIGAGPGGIAAGWLAKSFGMSYVLLEKGPMVLQGIRETYPKGKRVYPTVPKHHDEPFAIPDLKPPEERIPVEQYVERVEQAVLEQQLNIRYREEFKELSGNHPDYLVRTNRDTYLTRNVVLAFGSNIPNDLGIYGEARTIARTLENGEAYIGVNVLVIGGGNAAADVVASLSRIKREAKDPTDVYWAHVKENFEINKDTARDLGEEILLGGHIKILQRAVPKIGEVDADGIDRLYIHQTTTPSIPNELYMYQGISFPMKNVIACIGSHGPSAIFDALNLQQITCTGHICKIAKEGERLLMLTQDLETSRKGIFAIGGAISPSYMQIGADGIIQETKHSNLIYTAIRDACIVLNHTQQLEKVP